The Bacteroidota bacterium genome contains a region encoding:
- a CDS encoding arginase, whose protein sequence is MIEKFFYPVKVDVPDDRRRFSGNIVQHKDKFPDTSGFKIALFGVYDARLGGPAQQNAETAFTEQRNELYSLYFKFPGLSIVDLGNIIPGESADDTLYAVRTVVNELATQNVVSVILGNHQLAGVGQYAGFDNLTKFTEVTVFDNKVSINEEDLVYRIVSHEPNHLFNLNHMGYQTYLCDEEALMAFEKMYFDTVRLGVLRGNPDITEPSLRNSKVCVFDLACVKYADALGSPGSTPNGISAEEACQIARYAGISPRLQSIGFYGLPTSQVSSAQLIAQMIWYFAEGVSLRKDEDPVKEQEKFLQYRTALNEGQHEIVFYKSKTTARWWMEIPHPKNHKENTFPIVVPCSYADYQVACNNEMPDRWWRVFQKYT, encoded by the coding sequence ATGATTGAAAAGTTTTTTTATCCGGTAAAGGTAGATGTGCCCGACGACCGTCGTCGGTTTTCTGGAAATATTGTTCAGCACAAAGATAAATTTCCCGACACCTCAGGCTTTAAAATAGCACTGTTTGGGGTGTACGATGCCCGTTTGGGCGGACCGGCACAACAAAATGCCGAAACAGCATTCACCGAACAGCGAAACGAACTATATAGCTTGTACTTTAAGTTTCCGGGACTGAGTATTGTTGATTTAGGCAATATTATTCCGGGCGAATCGGCTGATGATACATTGTATGCAGTTAGGACAGTGGTGAACGAACTAGCCACGCAAAATGTAGTATCGGTAATATTGGGCAACCACCAATTAGCAGGTGTTGGTCAATATGCAGGCTTTGATAACCTTACCAAGTTTACCGAGGTAACTGTTTTTGATAACAAAGTATCCATTAACGAAGAGGACTTGGTATACCGCATCGTATCGCATGAACCTAATCATCTTTTCAATCTTAACCACATGGGCTACCAAACCTATTTGTGCGATGAAGAAGCACTGATGGCGTTTGAAAAAATGTACTTTGATACCGTGCGCTTGGGTGTATTGCGTGGAAACCCGGATATTACTGAACCCAGCCTGCGCAACTCAAAAGTATGTGTGTTTGATTTGGCCTGTGTGAAATATGCCGATGCATTGGGCAGCCCCGGCTCAACGCCAAACGGTATCAGTGCTGAAGAAGCTTGCCAAATTGCCCGCTATGCTGGCATTAGCCCGCGTTTGCAAAGCATTGGTTTTTACGGTTTACCTACTTCACAAGTAAGCTCGGCACAACTAATCGCCCAAATGATTTGGTACTTTGCCGAAGGAGTATCGCTGCGCAAAGACGAAGACCCTGTGAAAGAACAGGAGAAGTTTTTGCAATACCGTACCGCCCTTAACGAAGGCCAACACGAGATTGTTTTTTACAAAAGTAAAACCACTGCCCGCTGGTGGATGGAAATACCGCACCCCAAAAACCACAAAGAAAACACCTTCCCAATTGTGGTGCCTTGCAGCTATGCCGATTACCAAGTAGCCTGCAACAATGAGATGCCAGACCGCTGGTGGCGTGTATTCCAAAAATACACCTAA
- a CDS encoding class I SAM-dependent methyltransferase, which translates to MENTISSTQQWYEKSYTQAGFKAQRLYPNEELLRFMGRNFFKIPFNERKNIKILEAGCGSCSNLWMIGKENFAAYGIDLSAASIELGKQMLDKWGSSAKLTVGSMTEMPYEANYFDAVVDVFSSNCLAVADFENFLAHVSRVLKTGGKVFSYTPSATSEAFTNYAPAEKIDDYTITGIYRETAPYHGNYYPFRFETPEHLTTLYNKHGLEITAMELITRTYNNMGEPFQQISLEAVKK; encoded by the coding sequence ATGGAAAATACAATTTCGAGTACACAACAATGGTATGAGAAATCATACACGCAAGCTGGTTTTAAGGCACAACGCTTATACCCTAACGAAGAACTGCTGCGCTTTATGGGACGTAATTTTTTTAAAATCCCATTTAACGAACGTAAAAACATAAAAATTCTTGAAGCTGGTTGCGGCTCATGCAGTAATTTGTGGATGATTGGCAAGGAAAACTTTGCCGCATACGGAATTGATTTGAGTGCTGCATCTATTGAATTGGGCAAACAAATGCTGGACAAATGGGGTTCATCTGCTAAACTTACCGTTGGCTCAATGACTGAAATGCCCTACGAAGCCAACTATTTTGATGCGGTTGTAGATGTTTTCTCAAGCAATTGCCTAGCCGTTGCTGATTTTGAAAACTTTCTTGCACATGTGTCCAGAGTATTGAAAACCGGCGGAAAAGTATTCAGCTATACCCCATCAGCAACATCAGAAGCATTCACTAACTATGCGCCTGCTGAAAAGATTGACGATTATACAATTACAGGTATTTACAGAGAAACTGCCCCATACCACGGGAATTACTACCCCTTTAGGTTTGAAACCCCTGAACACCTTACTACATTGTACAATAAACACGGACTTGAAATAACTGCTATGGAACTGATAACACGCACCTATAACAATATGGGCGAGCCTTTCCAGCAGATTTCACTGGAAGCCGTTAAGAAATAA
- a CDS encoding aconitate hydratase produces the protein MVFDLDLIKKTYAQMPEKISAARSALGRPLTLTEKILYSHLWDGAATTAYERGKSYVDFAPDRVAMQDATAQMALLQFMQAGRDKVAVPSTVHCDHLIQAKTGAIEDLQTAIDTNKEVYDFLSSVSNKYGIGFWKPGAGIIHQVVLENYAFPGAMMIGTDSHTVNAGGLGMVAIGVGGADACDVMAGLPWELKFPKLIGVKLTGKMSGWTSAKDVILKVAGILTVKGGTGAIVEYFGEGASNISCTGKGTICNMGAEIGATTSIFGYDKAMGDYLRGTARAEVADLADAIAEHLTGDAEVYANPEKYFDQVIEINLSELEPHVNGPFTPDLAWPLSKFAAAVKENNWPATLEVGLIGSCTNSSYEDITRAASVAQQAIDKNLKTKAEFTITPGSEMVRYTVERDGYLNTFDQMGGVVLANACGPCIGQWARHTSDPNRKNSIITSFNRNFAKRNDGNPNTHAFVASPEIVTAFAIAGDLTFNPITDTLTNEKGEQVKLDEPKGIELPAKGFDVEDAGYQAPAADGSSVKVIVDPASNRLQLLDPFAAWEGTDLKDLYLLIKAKGKCTTDHISMAGPWLKFRGHLDNISNNMLIGAINYFNDSADNVKNQLTGEYGPVPATQRAYKAAGIGSIVVGDENYGEGSSREHAAMEPRHLGVRVILVKSFARIHETNLKKQGMLALTFANKEDYEKIQENDKIDIVGLTTFSPGKPLTVVLKHADGSVDEITVNHTYNDQQIEWFKAGGALNIIRKQANG, from the coding sequence ATGGTATTCGACCTCGACCTGATAAAGAAAACCTATGCCCAAATGCCTGAAAAGATTAGTGCTGCGCGCAGTGCTTTGGGAAGGCCACTTACCCTTACAGAAAAAATACTGTACTCGCACCTTTGGGACGGTGCTGCTACCACTGCTTACGAGCGTGGAAAATCGTATGTAGATTTTGCTCCTGACCGTGTAGCTATGCAAGATGCTACCGCACAGATGGCATTGCTACAATTTATGCAAGCAGGCCGCGATAAGGTGGCGGTTCCTTCTACCGTTCACTGTGACCACTTGATTCAAGCAAAAACAGGAGCTATTGAAGATTTGCAAACTGCTATCGACACTAACAAAGAGGTGTACGATTTCCTTTCTTCTGTATCAAACAAGTATGGTATCGGTTTTTGGAAACCCGGTGCCGGTATTATCCACCAAGTAGTACTTGAAAACTACGCTTTCCCGGGCGCAATGATGATTGGTACCGATAGCCACACTGTAAACGCAGGTGGTTTGGGTATGGTTGCCATTGGTGTGGGTGGTGCTGATGCTTGCGACGTTATGGCTGGCTTACCTTGGGAGCTTAAATTCCCTAAATTAATAGGTGTGAAACTTACCGGAAAAATGAGCGGCTGGACCAGTGCCAAAGACGTTATTTTGAAGGTAGCAGGCATACTTACCGTAAAAGGCGGCACAGGTGCCATAGTAGAATATTTTGGCGAAGGTGCTTCAAACATATCTTGTACCGGTAAAGGCACTATTTGTAACATGGGCGCTGAAATTGGTGCTACCACTTCAATATTCGGTTACGATAAAGCAATGGGCGATTACCTGCGCGGTACAGCCCGTGCCGAAGTTGCCGACCTTGCCGATGCGATTGCCGAACACCTTACCGGTGATGCTGAGGTATATGCAAATCCTGAGAAATACTTTGATCAAGTAATAGAAATTAATCTTAGCGAGTTAGAGCCTCATGTAAATGGCCCCTTTACTCCTGATTTGGCTTGGCCGCTTAGCAAATTTGCGGCTGCCGTTAAAGAAAACAACTGGCCCGCTACCCTTGAGGTAGGTTTGATAGGCAGTTGCACCAACTCTTCGTACGAAGATATTACCCGTGCAGCATCAGTTGCCCAACAAGCCATTGATAAAAACCTTAAAACAAAAGCTGAGTTTACTATTACCCCCGGTTCTGAAATGGTGCGCTACACCGTTGAACGCGACGGGTATTTGAACACTTTTGACCAAATGGGTGGTGTTGTGTTGGCAAACGCCTGTGGCCCTTGTATTGGCCAATGGGCACGCCACACCAGCGACCCTAACCGTAAAAACTCAATCATTACCTCGTTTAACCGCAACTTTGCAAAACGTAACGACGGTAACCCAAATACTCACGCATTTGTAGCTTCACCTGAAATTGTAACTGCGTTTGCTATTGCCGGCGACCTTACCTTTAACCCAATTACCGATACTCTTACCAACGAAAAAGGTGAGCAAGTGAAGTTGGATGAACCTAAAGGTATTGAATTACCCGCTAAAGGTTTTGATGTTGAGGATGCTGGTTACCAAGCACCTGCCGCTGACGGTAGCAGTGTGAAAGTAATTGTTGACCCTGCGAGCAACCGTTTACAATTGCTTGACCCGTTTGCTGCATGGGAAGGTACTGACTTAAAAGACCTTTACCTGTTGATTAAAGCAAAAGGCAAGTGTACCACCGACCACATCAGTATGGCAGGTCCTTGGTTAAAATTCCGCGGACACTTAGATAACATTTCAAACAATATGTTGATTGGTGCTATCAACTACTTTAATGACAGTGCTGATAACGTTAAAAACCAACTTACCGGTGAATACGGCCCTGTGCCTGCTACCCAGCGTGCATACAAAGCCGCAGGAATTGGCAGCATAGTGGTGGGCGACGAAAACTACGGTGAAGGTTCATCACGTGAGCACGCCGCAATGGAGCCTCGTCACTTGGGTGTTCGCGTAATATTGGTAAAATCATTTGCCCGTATCCACGAAACCAACCTTAAAAAACAAGGTATGTTGGCACTTACCTTTGCCAACAAAGAGGATTACGAAAAAATTCAGGAAAACGATAAAATTGATATCGTAGGTCTTACTACATTTAGCCCCGGCAAACCATTAACAGTGGTATTGAAACACGCCGACGGCAGTGTGGATGAAATTACCGTAAACCACACCTACAACGACCAACAAATTGAGTGGTTTAAAGCCGGTGGTGCCCTAAACATCATCCGCAAACAAGCCAACGGTTAA
- a CDS encoding type IX secretion system membrane protein PorP/SprF, translated as MINKVKRFYILFIGVLLGGFAYGQDPAFSQIFNNRVYLNPAFVGVDEGHRVALTHRNMWRTLPRHYVTTTATYDFKPCAFPRIGLGLVAMSNTEGDGRLKSTEGGFVFAVHNPFSFSRRRKDHTAGAISFALQTTFISRSIDWDKLVFGDQLDPVMGVVLPKSAQVNPDIKPVNNVDFAAGFLWRQRLYISKRMDMSMHLGAAIHHIFKPQEGLLVNGIMPKKLTVHGGVLIPLSKYNYIIPGFRYLGQNLQLSNHKVFDINAMYLNRKVFGGASYRINPVNYYFKQTDAVVFFAGYEFDLSKETSLRMTYSFDTNFKGVSSGNFFTHEINIILFNLSKCRNDLAGLNKNICDYQGKGVPKIF; from the coding sequence TTGATTAATAAGGTGAAAAGGTTTTATATACTGTTTATAGGAGTATTACTTGGGGGATTTGCTTACGGGCAAGACCCTGCGTTTTCGCAGATATTTAATAATCGCGTTTACTTGAACCCTGCCTTTGTTGGTGTGGATGAAGGGCATCGCGTGGCACTTACCCACCGTAATATGTGGCGTACCTTGCCCCGTCATTATGTAACCACTACGGCTACTTATGATTTTAAGCCTTGTGCGTTTCCGCGTATTGGGTTGGGTTTGGTTGCTATGAGTAATACCGAGGGTGATGGCAGGCTTAAATCTACTGAGGGCGGCTTTGTGTTTGCTGTACACAACCCGTTTAGTTTTTCACGCAGGCGTAAAGATCATACTGCGGGGGCTATTAGTTTTGCCCTGCAAACCACATTCATCAGCCGAAGTATTGATTGGGATAAGTTGGTGTTTGGCGACCAGCTTGACCCTGTAATGGGGGTTGTTTTACCTAAATCGGCACAGGTGAACCCTGATATTAAGCCTGTAAATAATGTTGATTTTGCCGCAGGATTTTTGTGGCGCCAACGTTTATACATTAGCAAACGCATGGATATGAGTATGCACTTGGGTGCGGCCATACACCATATTTTTAAGCCGCAGGAAGGACTTTTGGTAAATGGGATTATGCCTAAAAAACTAACTGTACACGGCGGCGTTTTAATCCCGTTGAGTAAGTATAACTACATTATTCCCGGGTTCCGTTATTTGGGGCAAAACTTGCAGTTGAGCAATCACAAGGTGTTTGATATCAATGCTATGTATCTTAACCGTAAGGTGTTTGGCGGCGCATCGTACCGTATAAATCCCGTTAACTACTATTTCAAACAAACCGATGCGGTAGTGTTTTTTGCGGGGTATGAGTTTGACTTGTCAAAAGAAACCTCATTACGGATGACTTATAGCTTTGATACGAACTTTAAAGGGGTATCTAGCGGTAATTTCTTCACCCACGAGATAAACATCATTCTCTTCAATTTAAGCAAATGCAGAAACGACCTTGCAGGGCTCAACAAAAACATTTGCGATTACCAAGGCAAGGGCGTTCCTAAAATATTCTAA
- a CDS encoding ATP-dependent Clp protease proteolytic subunit, protein MDLGKEFNKYATKHLGISSLSTHRFTSSIQNMTRTVIEERPVNFREIDVFSRLMADRIVFLGTEVDDEIANIIVAQFLFLESMDPKRDIQMYINSPGGSVFAGLGIYDTMQFIKPDVATICTGMAASFGAVLLCAGAAGKRSALRHSRVMIHQPHGGAQGQQSDIEITANLYRKLKGELYEIISRHSGQTVEKVEADGDRDYWMKADEAKEYGMIDEVLVNK, encoded by the coding sequence ATGGATCTTGGCAAAGAATTTAATAAGTATGCTACCAAGCATTTGGGCATAAGCAGCTTAAGCACTCACCGCTTCACTAGTTCTATACAGAACATGACGCGCACGGTGATTGAGGAACGTCCTGTAAACTTCCGTGAGATTGACGTTTTCTCTCGCTTGATGGCTGATAGAATTGTGTTTTTGGGTACTGAAGTGGATGATGAAATTGCAAACATTATTGTAGCCCAATTTCTGTTCCTTGAGTCTATGGACCCAAAACGCGATATACAAATGTACATCAACAGCCCCGGAGGCTCAGTATTTGCAGGTTTAGGCATTTACGACACTATGCAATTTATTAAACCCGATGTTGCTACTATTTGCACAGGCATGGCAGCCAGCTTTGGTGCTGTATTACTATGTGCCGGAGCAGCTGGCAAGCGTAGTGCGTTACGCCATAGCAGAGTAATGATTCACCAACCTCACGGTGGTGCACAAGGTCAGCAAAGTGATATTGAAATAACTGCAAACCTTTATAGGAAACTAAAAGGTGAATTGTACGAAATCATTTCACGCCACTCGGGCCAAACCGTTGAAAAAGTTGAAGCCGACGGCGACCGTGATTACTGGATGAAGGCCGATGAAGCCAAAGAATACGGTATGATTGACGAGGTACTCGTTAACAAATAA
- a CDS encoding T9SS type A sorting domain-containing protein, producing the protein MKNLILLITKATFLIYFFLGLSTQILANLPPNIYISSCYQQVTNSGNRITPFKFLNGSAIKITTIPANATTYFFAYEIVNGQAVSNPFIIPYGVDYLLQYDKTFSIVVPPEYVNPGGPGGEIDPMIISTVSFTPTFSPADGTGCFTFNTSRLYNFNPNLDGLCINPAVSIRNPSSNTVSQVQYTGNNQLQFFIPDDGFCDIPLGQGIVGIRCRTMDFEIEIQPCDLNNPNCPTLFYTFPTTVCCECEPWQPSQRTELETNELNEGKMSETYNNIVNDVLIYPNPFVDEIIVITEQSVKQLCIKDLTGKELITAIGNKIETNNLNKGIYLLEIRTPDDTLVQKRIIK; encoded by the coding sequence ATGAAAAATCTAATACTATTAATTACGAAAGCAACATTTTTGATTTACTTCTTTTTAGGGCTGTCTACACAAATATTAGCCAACTTACCTCCAAACATCTATATATCAAGCTGCTATCAGCAAGTAACCAACTCTGGCAACCGAATAACCCCTTTTAAATTTCTCAACGGAAGTGCCATCAAAATAACTACTATTCCTGCTAACGCAACTACATACTTTTTTGCGTATGAAATTGTAAATGGTCAAGCTGTTTCAAACCCTTTCATCATACCTTATGGTGTTGATTACTTATTACAATATGACAAAACGTTTTCTATTGTAGTTCCTCCCGAGTATGTAAACCCTGGTGGCCCGGGAGGGGAAATTGACCCTATGATAATAAGTACAGTTTCTTTTACTCCTACTTTCAGCCCTGCCGACGGAACGGGATGTTTCACATTTAACACATCACGCCTTTATAATTTTAATCCCAATTTAGACGGACTATGCATTAATCCTGCTGTATCCATAAGAAATCCTTCTTCAAACACAGTTTCACAGGTACAGTATACTGGAAACAATCAACTTCAGTTCTTCATTCCTGATGATGGATTTTGTGATATTCCCTTGGGGCAAGGCATTGTAGGAATACGTTGTAGAACTATGGACTTTGAAATTGAAATTCAACCCTGTGACCTTAATAACCCAAACTGCCCAACACTCTTTTATACATTTCCTACAACTGTTTGTTGCGAATGCGAGCCTTGGCAGCCATCACAAAGAACGGAATTAGAAACTAACGAACTAAATGAAGGTAAAATGAGTGAAACATATAACAACATAGTTAATGATGTTTTAATTTATCCTAATCCGTTTGTCGATGAAATAATTGTAATTACTGAACAAAGCGTAAAACAACTTTGTATAAAAGATTTAACAGGTAAAGAGTTAATCACAGCAATCGGCAATAAAATTGAAACAAACAACCTAAATAAAGGTATCTATTTGTTAGAAATACGTACACCCGACGATACTTTAGTTCAGAAAAGAATCATTAAGTAA
- the clpP gene encoding ATP-dependent Clp endopeptidase proteolytic subunit ClpP codes for MDFGKEFRKYATKHRGINSLHTDKYINSVENMTRTVIEERPVNFREIDVFSRLMADRIVFLGTGIDDYIANIIIAQFLFLESMDAKRDIQMYVNSPGGSVYAGLGIYDTMQFIKPDVATICTGMAASMGAVLLCAGAAGKRSGLEHSRVMIHQPMGGAQGQESDIEITAREIKKLKKELYDIIANHSGQPFDKVEKDADRDYWMIAGEAKQYGMIDEVLTRKR; via the coding sequence ATGGATTTTGGTAAAGAGTTCCGCAAGTATGCCACCAAACATAGGGGCATCAACAGTTTGCATACCGACAAGTATATAAATTCGGTTGAAAACATGACCCGAACAGTAATTGAAGAACGTCCTGTAAACTTTCGCGAGATTGACGTTTTCTCACGTTTGATGGCCGATAGGATTGTGTTTTTGGGAACTGGTATCGACGATTATATAGCAAACATAATTATCGCCCAATTCCTGTTTTTGGAATCTATGGATGCGAAACGCGACATACAAATGTACGTGAACAGCCCGGGCGGTTCGGTATACGCAGGATTAGGCATTTATGATACAATGCAGTTTATAAAACCTGATGTAGCCACTATTTGTACAGGTATGGCGGCCAGCATGGGCGCTGTATTGTTGTGCGCAGGCGCAGCAGGCAAACGCAGCGGATTGGAACACAGCCGTGTGATGATACACCAACCAATGGGCGGTGCACAAGGCCAAGAGAGCGATATTGAGATTACTGCCCGCGAGATTAAAAAATTGAAAAAAGAGCTGTACGATATTATTGCCAACCACAGTGGACAACCCTTTGATAAGGTTGAAAAAGATGCTGACCGCGATTACTGGATGATTGCAGGCGAAGCAAAACAATATGGTATGATTGACGAGGTGCTTACCCGCAAACGCTAA
- the clpX gene encoding ATP-dependent Clp protease ATP-binding subunit ClpX: protein MKNKKDTTYCSFCGRPASEAALLVSGQEAQICDACIVEAGSIVEQQLGFTPKTEEKKDKKEKSAFSKTSKSLLTPAEIKQHLDEYVIGQDEAKKVLSVAVYNHYKRINSKVNDNGVELEKSNILLVGETGTGKTLLARTLAKVLDVPFCIADATVFTEAGYVGEDVESTISRLLQAADYNVEAAQRGIIYIDEIDKISRKGDNPSITRDVSGEGVQQGLLKLLEGTVANIPPQGGRKHPEQKFLQVDTSNILFICGGAFEGIQSIISRRIDTQAIGFKSKGDEAENDQNNLLKYVAPADLKSYGLIPEIIGRLPVLTFLNPLDKPALKRILLEPKNALVKQYEKLFEIEGASLIFEPEVIDYIVDKAYDYKVGARGLRSICEAIMLDWMYDAPSKKLKEITVDLEYAKAKLEKLNLKAA, encoded by the coding sequence TTGAAAAACAAAAAAGATACCACCTACTGTTCATTTTGCGGTCGCCCGGCAAGCGAAGCCGCCCTACTAGTCTCTGGCCAGGAAGCACAAATTTGTGATGCCTGTATTGTTGAAGCCGGAAGCATTGTAGAGCAACAACTGGGCTTTACTCCCAAAACTGAAGAGAAAAAGGATAAAAAGGAAAAGAGCGCATTTAGCAAAACATCTAAAAGCCTTCTTACTCCTGCTGAAATAAAGCAACACCTTGACGAATACGTTATCGGACAAGACGAAGCCAAGAAAGTACTGTCGGTAGCGGTGTATAACCACTACAAACGCATTAACAGCAAGGTTAATGACAACGGTGTTGAGCTTGAAAAATCAAATATATTGTTGGTAGGTGAAACAGGTACAGGTAAAACCTTGCTTGCCCGCACCCTTGCCAAAGTGCTTGACGTTCCTTTCTGCATAGCTGACGCTACGGTATTTACCGAAGCCGGTTATGTGGGAGAAGATGTAGAAAGCACTATATCGCGCTTGTTACAAGCTGCCGATTATAATGTAGAAGCTGCACAACGCGGTATTATATACATTGATGAAATTGATAAAATAAGCCGCAAAGGCGACAACCCTTCCATCACTCGTGATGTGAGCGGTGAAGGTGTGCAACAAGGTTTATTAAAGTTGCTTGAAGGCACTGTAGCCAACATACCCCCACAAGGTGGACGTAAGCACCCTGAACAAAAGTTTTTGCAGGTAGATACCAGCAACATTTTATTTATTTGCGGAGGTGCTTTTGAAGGCATACAATCCATCATCAGCCGCCGTATTGATACACAGGCAATCGGGTTTAAGTCAAAAGGTGATGAGGCTGAAAACGACCAAAATAACCTGCTTAAATACGTTGCGCCAGCTGATTTAAAAAGCTACGGTCTTATTCCTGAAATCATTGGCCGCTTGCCCGTACTAACGTTCTTAAATCCGTTAGACAAGCCAGCATTGAAACGTATTTTGTTGGAGCCTAAGAATGCTTTGGTAAAACAATATGAAAAACTGTTTGAAATTGAAGGTGCCAGCTTGATTTTTGAACCAGAGGTAATCGATTATATTGTTGACAAGGCTTACGATTACAAAGTAGGCGCTCGTGGCTTACGTTCAATTTGTGAAGCAATTATGCTGGATTGGATGTACGATGCCCCATCTAAAAAACTGAAAGAAATTACAGTTGATTTAGAATACGCCAAAGCTAAACTTGAGAAGCTAAACCTAAAAGCTGCTTAA
- a CDS encoding PorT family protein — protein MAEQCNKPEFKKNSYIYDIPIPEKRMRNIVAAFAVLCLSLGLKAQKGFYYGGLFGIGQASFNSSSLANQSNLLMIGGGVAGTYQFTNYFGLTVNGLVVSKGTSATGTLQGNIFNPDEDYEETYRLLYAEVPVMAKLRYGAKGFYGKIFGGPSFNFNLSGAYDIDYKNSTNKDMSGQKINGLKVMETALVYGAGVEVETSAAGLYSLEFRMSQGLSSIAKTVMGSNDIKNEYFSICLGWSLN, from the coding sequence ATGGCAGAGCAATGTAACAAACCTGAATTCAAAAAAAATTCGTATATTTATGATATACCAATACCTGAAAAACGTATGAGAAATATAGTAGCAGCATTTGCGGTATTGTGTTTAAGCCTTGGGCTGAAAGCACAAAAGGGATTCTATTACGGCGGCTTGTTCGGTATAGGGCAGGCATCTTTTAACAGTTCATCGTTGGCAAATCAATCTAATCTCCTAATGATAGGAGGAGGAGTGGCCGGCACTTATCAGTTTACCAATTATTTTGGACTAACGGTAAATGGTTTGGTGGTTTCAAAAGGAACCAGTGCTACCGGAACTTTGCAAGGCAACATTTTTAATCCTGATGAGGATTATGAAGAAACATACCGCTTACTGTATGCAGAAGTGCCTGTGATGGCAAAACTGCGTTACGGGGCTAAAGGATTTTACGGTAAGATTTTTGGCGGCCCCAGTTTTAACTTTAACCTGAGTGGTGCTTATGATATTGATTATAAAAACAGCACTAACAAGGATATGAGCGGACAAAAGATAAATGGCTTGAAGGTGATGGAAACCGCTTTGGTATATGGTGCTGGTGTTGAGGTAGAAACCTCAGCCGCGGGTTTGTACTCGTTAGAGTTTCGCATGAGCCAAGGCTTAAGCAGTATTGCTAAAACGGTAATGGGTAGCAATGATATTAAAAACGAATACTTTTCTATTTGTTTAGGCTGGAGTCTGAACTAA